A genome region from Drosophila simulans strain w501 chromosome 2R, Prin_Dsim_3.1, whole genome shotgun sequence includes the following:
- the LOC27207766 gene encoding uncharacterized protein LOC27207766 gives MKCFSILFALLALISFVEFGYARTIPRITIRNGDIIVHGNCHGCTARATKNSAHLSIKFTRRW, from the exons ATGAAGtgcttttcgattttgtttgcGCTACTGGCGCTCATTTCCTTTGTAGAATTTGGATATGCTC gaACAATTCCTAGGATTACCATACGAAATGGCGACATTATAGTTCATGGAAATTGCCATGGTTGCACAGCACGTGCCACCAAAAACTCGGCTCACTTATCAATCAAATTTACGCGAAGATGGTAA
- the LOC27208889 gene encoding bomanin Bicipital 1, with the protein MKCLILSFAIVVVLASQAKAGNVIIGGVCQDCSPPVAENVVVGGKSYRTGRPGQGTVYINSPSAYPGALDGPIRRAGAGGGGGGGTRYPDGYSGRLPGGTYLHNKDCVGCSISGGGD; encoded by the exons ATGAAGTGCCTGATTCTGTCCTTTGCAATTGTCGTCGTCCTGGCTTCCCAGGCCAAGG CCGGAAATGTGATTATCGGCGGAGTATGCCAGGATTGCAGTCCTCCGGTGGCGGAAAACGTGGTCGTCGGTGGCAAATCCTACAGGACGGGTAGGCCGGGCCAGGGAACGGTCTATATCAATTCCCCTAGCGCATATCCAGGAGCTCTCGATGGTCCAATCCGGCGAGCTGGCgctggcggcggaggaggcggtggcacCCGGTATCCGGATGGCTACAGTGGTCGTCTGCCAGGTGGCACTTACCTTCACAATAAGGATTGTGTGGGCTGCAGCATCAGCGGGGGTGGagattaa
- the LOC6735093 gene encoding bomanin Short 1 yields MIFLYRLYKTSSHQSRSSVESNQLDSALSIQNRRNSSRINMKFFSVVTVFVLGLLAVANAVPLSPDPGNVIINGDCRLCNVHGGK; encoded by the exons ATGATATTTCTTTA CCGACTATATAAGACCAGCTCCCACCAGTCGAGATCATCAGTTGAATCCAATCAGTTGGACAGTGCACTCAGTATCCAAAACCGGAGAAACTCATCCAGAATCAATATGAAATTCTTCTCAGTCGTCACTGTTTTCGTGCTCGGTCTGCTGGCTGTGGCCAACG cTGTTCCACTGTCGCCCGATCCAGGCAATGTGATCATCAACGGCGACTGCAGGTTGTGCAATGTCCACGGTGGCAAGTAG
- the LOC6735094 gene encoding bomanin Short 1 — MRFFAVITVFVLGVLALANAVPLSPDPGNVIINGDCVNCNVRGGK; from the exons atGAGATTCTTTGCAGTCATCACTGTCTTTGTGCTTGGTGTTCTGGCTTTGGCCAATG CTGTTCCGCTGTCACCCGATCCTGGAAATGTTATCATCAATGGAGACTGTGTGAATTGCAATGTTCGCGgtggcaaatag
- the LOC6735095 gene encoding uncharacterized protein LOC6735095 yields MKSLTLLALLILATLAFVHGGKVTINGKCVNCSHDQTTTTTHKPTSGKGSGGRTTARPSSRSSPSRGRPSWDDDDDDADLAGGWSLHQSAGGTQYIGRRSKRQSRGGQYIDLGGSGGRGGGGGWAGSGITTIDSSGYPGGTLVRNSDCVGCNIRG; encoded by the exons ATGAAGAGCCTGACGTTATTGGCGCTTTTGATCTTGGCCACGTTGGCCTTTGTCCACG GTGGCAAGGTGACCATCAATGGCAAGTGCGTGAACTGCTCCCATGATCAAACGACTACCACCACCCACAAGCCGACAAGTGGAAAAGGAAGTGGAGGTAGGACCACAGCCAGGCCCAGCTCGAGATCATCTCCATCCCGCGGTCGCCCATCATgggatgacgatgatgatgatgctgaccTGGCCGGTGGCTGGTCACTGCACCAATCGGCTGGAGGAACTCAATACATTGGCAGGCGTTCGAAGCGTCAGTCGCGCGGTGGTCAGTACATCGATTTGGGCGGATCTGGCGGAAGGGGTGGAGGCGGAGGCTGGGCAGGATCGGGCATAACCACCATCGATTCCAGTGGCTATCCCGGCGGAACCCTGGTGCGCAACAGTGATTGCGTCGGTTGCAATATACGCGGATAA
- the LOC6735096 gene encoding bomanin Short 2: MKFFSVVTVFVLGLLALANAVPLSPDPGNVVINGDCKYCNVHGGK, from the exons ATGAAGTTCTTCTCAGTCGTTACCGTCTTCGTGCTCGGTCTGCTGGCTCTGGCCAACG CTGTTCCCCTGTCGCCCGATCCAGGAAATGTGGTGATCAACGGCGACTGCAAATACTGCAATGTGCATGGTGGAAAGTAG
- the LOC6735097 gene encoding bomanin Short 3 yields MKFLSLAFVLGLLALANATPLTPGNVIINGDCRVCNVRA; encoded by the exons atgAAATTCCTATCACTCGCCTTCGTTCTGGGTCTGCTGGCTCTGGCCAACG CCACTCCACTGACTCCTGGCAATGTCATCATCAACGGCGATTGCCGCGTCTGCAATGTGAGGGCCTAA
- the LOC6735098 gene encoding bomanin-836, producing the protein MKPLQVAGILMLLFCLLAAVSATPGKVYINGKCIDCNKPDNDPGIIIPPDHNSAGSISYTLTSGSILFGILYHIFS; encoded by the exons ATGAAACCCCTCCAAGTCGCCGGAATTTTGATGCTGCTTTTCTGCCTGCTGGCAGCTGTTAGTg CTACGCCGGGAAAAGTGTATATCAATGGGAAATGCATCGACTGCAATAAGCCTGATAATGATCCAGGAATAATAATTCCTCCAGACCATAATTCAGCTGGATCCATATCTTACACACTCACATCTGGATCGATTCTTTTTGGAATTCTATATCATATATTCAGTTAA
- the LOC6735099 gene encoding bomanin-065-like — MKCIFISFISTVAYNMKWMSLVFLCGLLAMAVASPLNPCNVIINGDCHYCALCIK; from the exons ATGAAGTGCATTTTTATCAGTTTCATTTCAACCGTTGCCTACAATATGAAGTGGATGTCCTTGGTCTTTCTATGCGGTCTGCTCGCCATGGCAGTGG CTTCTCCGCTAAATCCGTGTAATGTCATTATCAATGGAGATTGCCATTATTGTGCATTGTGCATAAAGTGA
- the LOC6735100 gene encoding bomanin-068, with protein sequence MKLLSIAFLLGLLALASANPLSPGNVIINGDCKVCNIRGD encoded by the exons ATGAAGCTGCTCTCGATTGCCTTCCTATTGGgacttttggctttggctagtg cCAATCCCCTGAGTCCTGGCAATGTGATTATTAACGGCGACTGCAAAGTTTGCAATATACGCGGCGATTAG
- the LOC6735101 gene encoding chitinase-like protein Idgf5, with translation MCIPNNPFLGLLLCSFLAIFQFTYAEVGKLVCFYDAKSFVREGPAQMSLAELEPALQFCNFLVYGYAGIDAETYKIKSLDPSLTNERQHYRHITALRQKYPHVRFLLSVGGDRDVDSEGVADSGKYLRLLEQSEHRKSFQASVLTELNNNGFDGIDLAWQFPKNRPKLQQGVLKRVWGSFRGWFSSSSVDEKSEEHREQFATLLAELRSDLRRGGQLLTVSMLPHVSVELFIDVPKVLSNVDFVNLATYDFQTPERDPKVADLPAPLYAMYDREPSHNVQYQVQYWMNQTSEISVHKLHVGVTSYGRAWNMTRNSGITGYPPIPAANGAAPPGRQTVTPGLLSWPEICDLLQQQPQDREVPHLRKVGDPTKRFGIYAYRAADDQGENGLWVGYEDPMTAAIKAGFVHAQGLGGVAFHDLSMDDFRGQCAGEKFPILRSIKFKL, from the exons ATGTGCATTCCAAATAACCCATTTCTAGGGTTACTGCTCTGcagttttttggcaattttccaGTTTACATACGCAGAGGTGGGCAAACTGGTGTGCTTCTACGATGCGAAGAGTTTTGTGCGTGAAG GCCCCGCCCAAATGTCGCTGGCTGAACTGGAGCCCGCTCTACAGTTTTGCAACTTTCTGGTCTACGGCTATGCGGGCATCGATGCCGAGACCTATAAGATCAAGAGTTTGGATCCTTCGTTGACCAATGAACGTCAGCATTATCGCCACATTACCGCGCTGCGTCAGAAATATCCGCATGTTCGCTTCCTGCTTTCGGTGGGCGGCGATCGGGATGTGGACAGCGAGGGCGTGGCAGATAGTGGCAAGTATCTGAGATTACTGGAACAGTCGGAGCACCGGAAAAGCTTTCAGGCAAGCGTTTTGACGGAGCTGAACAACAACGGGTTCGATGGCATCGATCTCGCCTGGCAATTCCCCAAAAATAGGCCCAAACTGCAGCAGGGCGTGCTTAAGAGGGTATGGGGATCGTTCCGTGGCTGGTTTAGTTCCTCGTCGGTGGACGAGAAGTCCGAGGAGCATCGGGAGCAGTTTGCCACCCTTCTCGCAGAGCTGCGATCCGATCTGCGACGTGGTGGCCAACTCCTAACCGTCAGTATGCTGCCTCATGTTTCAGTGGAAC TCTTTATTGATGTTCCGAAGGTTCTGAGTAACGTGGACTTCGTCAACTTGGCCACCTATGACTTCCAAACGCCGGAACGCGATCCCAAAGTTGCAGATCTGCCCGCACCACTGTATGCCATGTACGATCGGGAGCCCAGTCACAATGTGCAGTACCAGGTGCAGTATTGGATGAACCAGACATCCGAAATCAGTGTCCACAAACTGCACGTGGGAGTGACCAGTTACGGGCGAGCTTGGAATATGACCCGAAACTCCGGCATCACCGGCTATCCACCAATTCCGGCGGCGAATGGAGCTGCACCGCCGGGTAGGCAAACTGTTACGCCGGGATTGCTCAGCTGGCCGGAGATTTGTGatttgctgcagcagcaaccacaggATCGCGAGGTGCCCCATCTGCGCAAAGTGGGCGATCCCACCAAGCGTTTCGGCATCTATGCGTACCGGGCGGCGGATGATCAAGGGGAGAATGGCCTCTGGGTGGGCTACGAGGATCCCATGACGGCGGCCATCAAGGCGGGATTTGTGCATGCCCAAGGATTGGGCGGAGTGGCCTTCCACGACCTGTCCATGGATGACTTTCGTGGTCAGTGTGCTGGCGAAAAATTTCCCATTCTGCGAAGCATTAAGTTTAAGCTATAA
- the LOC6735102 gene encoding glutathione S-transferase 1, with product MVNLILYGTESSPPVRAVLLTLRALQLDHEFHTLDMQAGDHLKPDMLRKNPQHTVPMLEDGESCIWDSHAIIGYLVNKYAQSDELYPKDPLKRAVVDQRLHFETGVLFHGIFKQLQRALFKENATEVPKDRLAELKDAYALLEQFLAENPYVAGPQLTIADFSIVATVSTLHLSYCPVDATKYPKLSAWLARISALPFYEEDNLRGARLLADKIRSKLPKQFDKLWQKAFEDIKSGAGKQ from the coding sequence ATGGTTAACCTGATTCTATATGGCACTGAGTCCAGTCCGCCGGTCCGTGCCGTTCTGCTGACCCTTCGTGCCCTCCAGCTAGACCATGAGTTCCACACGCTGGACATGCAGGCCGGCGATCATCTGAAGCCGGATATGTTACGCAAGAATCCCCAGCACACGGTACCCATGCTGGAGGATGGTGAGTCGTGCATTTGGGACTCACACGCCATCATCGGCTATCTAGTGAACAAGTACGCCCAGTCGGATGAGCTCTATCCGAAGGATCCGCTAAAGCGAGCTGTGGTGGATCAGCGGCTGCATTTCGAGACCGGTGTCCTTTTTCACGGCATCTTCAAGCAACTGCAGAGAGCTCTGTTCAAGGAGAATGCCACTGAGGTGCCCAAGGATCGCTTGGCTGAGCTGAAGGATGCCTACGCCTTGCTGGAGCAGTTTCTGGCGGAGAATCCCTATGTGGCCGGTCCTCAGCTGACCATCGCCGACTTTAGCATTGTGGCCACCGTGAGCACTCTGCACCTGAGCTACTGTCCCGTGGATGCGACCAAATACCCCAAGTTATCCGCCTGGTTGGCACGCATCTCCGCATTGCCCTTCTATGAGGAGGACAACTTGAGAGGAGCCCGCTTGCTGGCCGATAAGATCCGCTCCAAGCTGCCCAAGCAGTTTGACAAGCTGTGGCAAAAGGCCTTTGAGGACATCAAGAGCGGAGCTGGAAAACAATGA
- the LOC6735103 gene encoding glutathione S-transferase 1, with translation MSSSGIVLYGADLSPCVRTVKLTLKVLNLDYEYKEVNLQAGEHLSEEYLKKNPQHTVPVLDDNGTFIWDSHAIAAYLVDKYAKSDELYPKDLAKRAIINQRLFFDASVIYASIANVSGPFWINGVTEVPQEKLDAIHRGLKLLETFLGNSPYLAGNSLTLADLSTGPTVSALPAAVDIDPATYPKVTAWLDRLNQLPYYKEINEAPAQNYVAFLRSQWTKLGDK, from the coding sequence ATGTCGAGCTCTGGAATTGTACTCTATGGGGCAGACCTCAGTCCCTGTGTGAGGACCGTCAAACTGACCCTAAAGGTCCTGAATCTGGACTACGAGTACAAGGAGGTGAATCTTCAGGCTGGCGAGCACCTGAGCGAGGAATATCTGAAGAAGAATCCCCAGCACACGGTACCGGTGCTCGATGATAATGGCACATTCATCTGGGACTCCCATGCCATTGCCGCCTACTTGGTGGACAAGTATGCCAAGTCGGATGAGCTGTATCCCAAGGATCTGGCCAAGCGGGCGATCATCAATCAGCGTCTCTTCTTCGATGCCAGTGTAATCTACGCTAGTATTGCCAATGTAAGCGGTCCGTTTTGGATAAATGGTGTTACCGAAGTGCCCCAGGAAAAACTGGACGCCATACACCGGGGTCTGAAGCTGCTGGAGACGTTCCTGGGCAACAGCCCCTACCTGGCCGGCAATTCGCTGACCCTCGCCGATCTTTCCACCGGACCCACTGTAAGCGCCCTGCCTGCTGCCGTGGACATAGATCCTGCGACATATCCCAAGGTCACCGCCTGGTTGGATCGCCTCAACCAGCTGCCCTACTACAAGGAGATCAACGAGGCTCCGGCCCAGAACTACGTCGCCTTCCTGCGCAGCCAGTGGACCAAGCTGGGCGACAAGTGA
- the LOC27208314 gene encoding glutathione S-transferase 1: MSSSGIVLYGTDFSPCVRAVKLTLKALNLDYEYKEVNLQAGEHLSEDFLKKNPQHTVPVLDDNGTVLWDSHAIAAYLVDKYAKSDELYPKDLVKRAIINQRLFFEASAVYPGLVNVVGPFWTTGCTVVPQEKLDSIHRALKILETFLSSSSYLVGDSLTLADLLSGPTVSALRAAVDIEPVEYPKVCAWLDRLNQIPYYKAINEGPVQGYVAFLRSKWTKLGA, from the coding sequence ATGTCCAGCTCGGGAATTGTACTCTACGGCACAGACTTCAGTCCCTGCGTAAGAGCCGTCAAACTGACCCTGAAGGCTCTAAATTTGGACTACGAGTACAAGGAGGTGAATCTTCAGGCGGGTGAGCACTTGAGCGAGGATTTCCTTAAGAAGAATCCCCAGCACACGGTACCTGTGCTCGATGACAATGGTACTGTGCTCTGGGACTCGCATGCCATTGCCGCCTACTTGGTGGACAAGTATGCCAAGTCGGACGAACTGTATCCCAAGGATCTGGTCAAGCGGGCGATCATCAATCAGCGCCTGTTCTTCGAAGCCAGCGCAGTCTACCCTGGGCTAGTCAATGTTGTCGGTCCCTTCTGGACCACAGGATGCACAGTGGTGCCCCAGGAGAAGCTGGACTCCATTCATCGGGCTCTAAAGATCCTGGAAACCTTCCTGAGCAGCAGCTCCTATCTGGTGGGCGATTCGCTGACCCTTGCCGATCTGCTCTCCGGACCCACAGTTAGTGCCCTCCGCGCTGCCGTCGACATTGAGCCCGTGGAGTACCCCAAGGTATGCGCTTGGTTGGATCGCCTCAATCAGATTCCCTACTACAAGGCGATCAATGAGGGTCCGGTTCAGGGCTACGTCGCCTTCTTGCGTAGCAAGTGGACCAAACTGGGTGCCTAA
- the LOC27207913 gene encoding glutathione S-transferase 1 — translation MSDKLVLYGMDISPPVRACKLTLRALNLDYEYKEMDLLAGDHFKDEFLKKNPQHTVPLLEDNGALIWDSHAIVCYLVDKYAKSDELYPRDLVLRAQVDQRLFFDASILFMSLRNVSIPFFLRQVSLVPKEKVDNIKDAYGHLEKFLGDNPYLTGSQLTIADFCCGATAASLAAVLDLDEEKYPKVAAWLERLSKLPHYEEDNLRGTKKYINLLKPVLNLEQW, via the coding sequence ATGTCGGATAAATTGGTTTTGTATGGCATGGACATTAGTCCTCCTGTTCGCGCCTGCAAGCTGACCTTGCGTGCCTTGAACTTGGACTACGAGTACAAGGAAATGGATCTACTGGCCGGAGATCACTTCAAGGATGAGTTCCTCAAGAAGAATCCGCAGCACACCGTGCCACTCCTCGAAGATAATGGTGCCCTAATTTGGGATTCACATGCGATTGTTTGCTACCTGGTGGACAAGTACGCCAAGTCGGATGAGCTATATCCCAGGGATCTGGTGTTGCGCGCACAGGTGGATCAGCGTTTGTTCTTTGATGCCAGCATTCTGTTTATGTCGCTGCGAAATGTCAGTATACCCTTTTTTCTTCGCCAAGTAAGCCTGGTTCCCAAGGAGAAGGTGGACAACATCAAAGATGCATATGGCCATTTGGAGAAGTTTCTAGGGGATAATCCCTATTTGACCGGTTCGCAACTGACCATAGCTGATTTCTGCTGCGGAGCTACTGCAGCCTCACTGGCCGCTGTTCTTGATCTGGATGAGGAAAAGTATCCCAAGGTGGCTGCTTGGCTCGAACGCCTCTCCAAGTTGCCACATTATGAGGAGGACAATCTGCGAGGCACGAAGAAGTACATCAATTTATTGAAACCCGTATTAAACTTGGAGCAATGGTAA
- the LOC27208082 gene encoding glutathione S-transferase 1-1 yields MGKLTLYGIDGSPPVRSVLLTLRALNLDFDYKIVNLMEKEHLKPEFLKINPLHTVPALDDNGFYLSDSHAINSYLVSKYGRNDSLYPKDLKKRAIVDQRLHYDSSVVTSTGRAITFPLFWENKSEIPQARIDALEGVYKSLNLFLENGNYLAGDNLTIADFHVIASLTGFLVFLPVDAAKYPDLAAWIKRIKELPYYEEANGSRAAQIIEFIKSKNFTIV; encoded by the coding sequence ATGGGAAAACTTACGCTTTACGGAATCGACGGTAGTCCTCCGGTCCGTTCGGTGCTGCTCACCCTGCGGGCCTTGAACTTGGACTTCGACTACAAGATCGTCAATCTGATGGAGAAGGAGCACCTGAAGCCAGAGTTCCTCAAGATCAATCCCCTGCACACCGTGCCCGCCCTGGATGATAATGGTTTCTACCTGTCCGATAGCCATGCCATTAACTCCTATCTGGTGAGCAAGTACGGCCGGAATGATTCTCTGTACCCCAAGGATCTGAAGAAGCGAGCCATTGTCGATCAGCGTCTGCACTACGACTCCAGTGTGGTGACCTCGACAGGAAGGGCCATCACCTTCCCGCTCTTCTGGGAGAACAAGTCGGAGATTCCGCAGGCGAGGATCGATGCCCTGGAGGGTGTCTACAAGTCCCTCAATCTGTTCCTGGAGAATGGCAATTATCTGGCCGGCGACAACCTGACCATTGCCGATTTCCACGTCATCGCCAGCTTGACCGGCTTTTTGGTGTTCCTGCCCGTGGATGCCGCCAAGTATCCCGATCTGGCTGCCTGGATCAAGCGCATCAAGGAGCTGCCATACTACGAGGAGGCGAATGGCTCTCGTGCTGCCCAAATCATCGAGTTCATCAAGAGCAAGAACTTTACTATTGTTTAA
- the LOC6735104 gene encoding glutathione S-transferase 1 codes for MGKLILYGIDGSPPVRSVLLTLNALGLEFEYRIVNLMTGEHLKPEYLKINPLHSVPTLEDDGFYINDSHAINAYLVSKYGKDDTLYPKDLQKRAIVDQRLHYDSSVLATTGRGLTAPLREGKTEIPKARFDALEEVYKTLDLFLASNDFLAGKYLTIADFHVIAVLSSTILLRDVDATKYPKLAGWIQRIRRLPYYEEANGSRMSQVANFIKSKKYTIV; via the coding sequence atgggaaaactcaTTCTATATGGAATCGATGGGAGTCCACCAGTTCGCTCGGTCCTGCTAACCCTTAATGCCTTGGGGTTGGAATTCGAGTACAGGATTGTTAACCTGATGACCGGAGAGCACCTCAAGCCGGAATATCTGAAGATCAATCCACTACACAGTGTTCCTACCTTGGAGGACGATGGTTTCTATATCAACGATAGCCATGCCATCAATGCCTATTTGGTAAGCAAATACGGCAAGGATGATACCCTCTACCCCAAGGACCTTCAAAAGCGGGCCATTGTGGACCAGCGGCTGCACTATGACTCCAGTGTCTTGGCCACCACGGGTCGTGGACTCACCGCCCCGTTGAGGGAGGGCAAGACCGAGATACCCAAGGCTAGATTCGATGCCCTGGAAGAGGTCTACAAGACACTCGACTTGTTCCTGGCAAGCAATGACTTTCTGGCTGGAAAGTACCTAACCATCGCTGACTTCCACGTCATAGCAGTGCTTTCATCTACGATACTTCTCCGTGATGTGGATGCCACCAAATACCCAAAGTTGGCGGGTTGGATTCAGCGCATCAGGAGGTTGCCCTACTACGAGGAGGCCAACGGATCACGAATGTCGCAGGTTGCCAACTTTATCAAGAGCAAAAAATACACTATTGTCTAA
- the LOC6735105 gene encoding glutathione S-transferase 1: protein MSGIVLYGLDISPPVRSCQLTLRALELEYEFKEVDLLAGEHRKEEYLKKNPQHTIPLLDDNGVLVWDSHAIVCYLVGRYGKTDELYPKDLVKRARVDQRLYFDASALFMALRNICAPYFYNNVTEISREKGDNVRDGYGHLEAFLADNPYITGDTLTVADFCCAATASSLPAFVPLEAEKYPKVIAWLERLQELPYYEEANGVGARKYVDLLKDQLTLL, encoded by the coding sequence ATGTCTGGTATTGTGCTGTACGGATTGGACATTAGTCCCCCAGTCAGATCCTGCCAGCTGACTTTGCGAGCCCTGGAGTTGGAGTATGAGTTCAAGGAGGTTGATCTTCTGGCCGGAGAGCATCGCAAGGAGGAGTATCTCAAGAAGAATCCCCAGCACACCATTCCGCTGCTGGATGACAATGGAGTGCTCGTGTGGGACTCACATGCCATTGTCTGCTACCTGGTGGGCAGGTATGGCAAGACGGATGAGCTGTATCCCAAGGATCTGGTGAAGCGGGCACGGGTGGATCAGCGGCTGTACTTCGATGCCAGTGCTCTGTTCATGGCGCTTCGAAATATCTGCGCCCCTTACTTTTACAATAATGTCACGGAGATTTCGCGTGAAAAGGGCGACAATGTGAGGGATGGCTATGGCCACTTGGAGGCCTTCCTGGCGGACAATCCCTACATAACCGGGGACACTCTGACCGTTGCGGACTTTTGCTGTGCTGCCACAGCCTCATCTCTGCCGGCTTTCGTTCCCCTGGAGGCGGAGAAGTATCCGAAGGTAATCGCCTGGTTGGAGCGTCTCCAGGAGTTGCCCTACTACGAGGAAGCCAATGGTGTGGGCGCCAGGAAGTACGTGGACTTGCTGAAGGACCAGCTGACCCTGCTATAA
- the LOC6735106 gene encoding glutathione S-transferase 1, protein MGKISLYGLDASPPTRACLLTLKALDLPFEFVFVNLFEKENFSEDFSKKNPQHTVPLMQDDDACIWDSHAIMAYLVEKYAASDELYPKDLLQRAKVDQLMHFESGVIFESALRRLTRPVLFYGEPTLPRNQVDHILQVYDFVETFLDDHDYMATDQLTIADFSIVSTITSIGVFLELDQVKYPKIAAWLERLKELPYYEEANGKGAAQFVELLRSKNFTVVS, encoded by the coding sequence ATGGGTAAGATCTCGCTATACGGCCTGGACGCCAGTCCGCCCACCCGGGCATGTCTGCTCACCCTGAAGGCACTGGATCTGCCCTTCGAGTTTGTGTTCGTCAATCTGTTCGAGAAGGAGAACTTTAGCGAGGACTTCTCGAAGAAGAATCCGCAGCACACGGTGCCGCTGATGCAGGACGATGATGCCTGCATCTGGGACTCGCATGCCATCATGGCTTATCTGGTGGAAAAGTACGCGGCCAGCGATGAGCTCTATCCCAAGGATCTGCTGCAGCGCGCCAAAGTGGACCAATTGATGCACTTCGAGTCGGGTGTCATTTTCGAGTCTGCCCTAAGGAGACTCACCCGTCCGGTGCTCTTCTACGGCGAGCCCACCTTGCCCCGCAATCAGGTGGATCACATACTGCAGGTCTACGATTTCGTAGAGACCTTTCTCGATGATCACGACTACATGGCTACTGATCAGCTGACCATAGCCGATTTTAGCATCGTATCGACGATCACCTCGATTGGTGTTTTCCTGGAGCTGGATCAGGTCAAGTACCCTAAGATTGCCGCTTGGCTGGAGAGGCTCAAGGAGCTGCCCTACTACGAGGAGGCCAATGGCAAAGGAGCTGCCCAATTTGTGGAGCTCTTGAGGTCCAAAAACTTCACTGTAGTTTCGTAA